A region of Subdoligranulum variabile DNA encodes the following proteins:
- a CDS encoding NAD(+)/NADH kinase → MAVLLIPNVTKDQGLAITKQAADLLLQYGQSVLLTDQVNVPEFFPQVTVLPEPQAYQRADAVLTIGGDGTLLRSGHACVHYRKPVLGVNLGRTGFLATCEVEEMPEKLRRLADGEYMLAKRGLLSAEIPQADWQRKAINDLVVFGETRMHPMDYSVYCDGSFVSSYRSDGLIVATPTGSTAYSFSAGGPVLDGMADVMVLTPVCAHNVHTAPLVFAANRTLEIVADAENRDVCYACADSGPRHALLPGQKISITAAPGKLQLITFEESEQFCAIENKLMRR, encoded by the coding sequence ATGGCGGTCTTGCTGATTCCAAATGTAACCAAAGACCAAGGCCTGGCCATTACAAAACAAGCCGCAGATTTATTGCTGCAATATGGTCAGTCGGTTTTGTTGACGGATCAGGTGAATGTGCCGGAGTTTTTCCCGCAGGTCACAGTTCTGCCTGAGCCGCAGGCATATCAGCGGGCGGATGCGGTCCTCACGATTGGCGGAGATGGTACGCTTCTACGCAGCGGCCATGCCTGTGTTCATTACCGAAAACCTGTGTTGGGAGTGAACCTAGGACGCACTGGTTTTCTTGCCACCTGCGAAGTGGAAGAAATGCCGGAGAAACTCCGCCGCCTTGCGGATGGTGAGTATATGCTTGCCAAACGTGGACTTTTGTCGGCAGAGATTCCGCAGGCAGACTGGCAAAGAAAGGCCATCAATGATTTGGTTGTATTCGGCGAGACACGGATGCACCCCATGGACTACAGTGTGTATTGCGATGGCTCTTTTGTCAGCAGCTACCGCAGTGACGGCCTGATTGTTGCAACGCCTACGGGCTCTACGGCCTATTCCTTCTCGGCGGGCGGGCCGGTACTGGACGGTATGGCAGATGTGATGGTGCTGACGCCGGTATGTGCCCATAATGTGCATACGGCACCGCTGGTTTTCGCCGCAAACCGTACGCTGGAGATTGTTGCGGATGCCGAGAATCGGGATGTCTGCTATGCCTGCGCCGACAGTGGTCCCCGCCATGCTCTTCTGCCTGGACAGAAAATCAGTATTACGGCAGCGCCGGGAAAGCTGCAACTGATTACATTTGAAGAATCTGAACAATTTTGTGCCATAGAAAATAAGCTCATGAGGAGATGA
- a CDS encoding arginine repressor: MIPLKSARHQAILDLIEKHPIDRQEDLLAHLREAGFDVTQATVSRDIRDLQLVKVADADGRYRYMPAAASGKVTHSPSRFEMIFRESVLKVDYAGHMVLVKCFSGMANAACEVFDAKQWNNVVGTLSGDDTFFILMRTEEDAAEICQALQQYARRG, from the coding sequence ATGATTCCGTTGAAAAGTGCGCGCCATCAGGCAATTTTGGATTTGATCGAAAAGCATCCCATTGACCGGCAGGAAGATCTGCTGGCTCATCTGCGGGAAGCCGGCTTTGATGTAACACAGGCCACGGTTTCGCGCGACATCCGTGATTTACAGCTAGTCAAGGTCGCCGATGCGGATGGCCGCTATCGATATATGCCTGCAGCTGCTTCCGGCAAGGTGACCCATTCTCCCAGCCGCTTTGAAATGATTTTTCGGGAATCGGTTCTTAAAGTGGATTACGCCGGGCATATGGTGCTGGTCAAGTGTTTTTCCGGTATGGCGAATGCGGCCTGCGAGGTTTTTGATGCCAAACAATGGAACAATGTAGTCGGCACGCTCTCAGGCGACGATACGTTTTTTATCCTGATGCGCACGGAAGAAGATGCGGCCGAGATCTGCCAGGCGCTGCAGCAATATGCGCGCCGCGGCTAA
- the recN gene encoding DNA repair protein RecN yields MLANLKIENVAVIEKAEVAFTPGLNVLTGETGAGKSILIDSINAILGNRTSRELVRSGAQKACIWATFESIPKSVQEKLEKSGYEASEDLLLYREINVEGKGSCRINGMPATASVVRDISSGLLAIHGQHDSQSLTNPALHLGLLDQYAQSRALFTQYYQCYRELVTVKRQLDSLNANEADKQRRIEALTAEIDSIDAAALQPGEEKTLQERKNVITHAQSILQGITAAHLALAGDEDGEQAGAADLLGGAVDGMQNASRQDESLMPMAERLQELYYSARELATDLADRLDAYDFDPAELDQIESRLDTIYRLKQKFGMEVEEILSRREQAAEELENFQSSDQKIAELKAQMQSLYAKAKKAAESLTQSRLKGFTAMNKEMKAALEFLNMPGIRFALRHTRGPLSSHGQDTVEFLISTNPGEEPKPLAKIASGGELSRIMLAFKSALADRDALPTVIYDEIDTGVSGLAAGRIGQLLHQTAQGRQVLCITHTPQVAAFADNQLLIQKNVRQDRTYTEIHTLDMDGRVQVLARMISGDKVTDLSLANARELIEKSR; encoded by the coding sequence ATGCTGGCAAACCTGAAAATTGAAAATGTGGCGGTAATTGAAAAAGCGGAAGTCGCCTTTACGCCGGGACTGAATGTTCTGACGGGCGAAACCGGTGCGGGTAAATCCATTCTGATCGATTCCATCAATGCAATTCTGGGCAACCGCACATCTCGTGAATTGGTGCGAAGCGGCGCGCAGAAAGCCTGTATCTGGGCCACTTTTGAATCGATTCCCAAATCAGTACAGGAAAAGCTGGAGAAAAGCGGATATGAGGCATCCGAGGATCTGCTTTTGTATCGCGAAATCAACGTTGAAGGGAAAGGTAGCTGCCGCATCAACGGTATGCCTGCGACAGCCAGCGTGGTCCGGGATATTTCTTCCGGTCTGCTGGCTATACACGGGCAGCATGACAGCCAAAGTCTGACCAATCCGGCACTGCACCTTGGTCTTTTGGACCAGTATGCGCAAAGCAGGGCTCTTTTTACACAGTATTACCAGTGCTACCGTGAACTGGTGACAGTAAAACGACAGCTGGATTCGTTGAACGCCAATGAGGCGGACAAACAGCGCCGAATCGAGGCATTGACAGCCGAAATTGATAGCATCGATGCCGCAGCTCTACAACCGGGAGAAGAGAAGACTCTGCAGGAACGTAAAAATGTCATTACGCATGCACAGAGTATTTTGCAAGGAATTACGGCTGCCCACCTGGCCTTGGCAGGTGATGAGGACGGGGAACAAGCCGGTGCGGCGGATCTGTTGGGCGGTGCGGTAGACGGTATGCAGAATGCGTCGCGTCAGGATGAAAGTCTGATGCCGATGGCAGAACGCCTGCAGGAATTGTATTATTCGGCGCGTGAGTTGGCGACCGATCTTGCGGATCGACTGGATGCCTATGATTTCGATCCGGCAGAACTTGATCAGATTGAGAGCCGCCTGGATACCATTTATCGCCTGAAACAAAAATTTGGTATGGAAGTAGAAGAAATCCTTTCCAGGCGGGAACAGGCGGCAGAAGAGCTGGAAAATTTCCAATCTTCCGACCAGAAAATTGCGGAACTGAAAGCACAAATGCAATCGCTTTACGCGAAAGCCAAAAAGGCGGCGGAATCTTTGACACAGAGCCGCCTTAAAGGCTTCACAGCGATGAACAAAGAAATGAAGGCAGCGCTGGAATTTCTGAATATGCCGGGAATCCGGTTTGCCTTGCGCCATACGCGAGGTCCGCTTTCCTCTCACGGACAGGATACGGTAGAGTTTCTGATTTCTACCAACCCCGGAGAAGAGCCGAAACCGTTGGCAAAAATTGCGTCTGGCGGTGAATTGTCTCGCATTATGCTGGCCTTTAAGAGTGCCTTGGCGGATCGTGATGCCTTGCCCACCGTAATTTACGATGAGATCGACACCGGTGTTTCCGGTCTTGCTGCGGGACGCATCGGACAACTTCTTCATCAGACCGCGCAAGGCCGGCAGGTTCTTTGCATCACGCACACGCCTCAGGTGGCGGCGTTTGCAGACAACCAGTTGTTGATTCAGAAAAATGTACGCCAAGATCGTACCTATACTGAGATTCATACGCTTGATATGGATGGCCGTGTCCAAGTATTGGCCCGTATGATTTCCGGTGATAAGGTGACGGATCTGAGCCTGGCCAACGCCCGGGAACTGATCGAAAAATCCAGATGA
- the tyrS gene encoding tyrosine--tRNA ligase: MTIYDELKARGLIAQVTDEEEIKELINNGKATFYIGFDCTADSLTAGHFMALTLMKRLQMAGNRPIALIGGGTTMIGDPSGRSDMRKMLTKEDIAHNAECFKRQMERFVEFGEGKALMLNNADWLLNLNYVELLREVGACFSVNNMLRAECYKQRMVNGLSFLEFNYMIMQSYDFYYMFQHYGCNMQFGGDDQWSNMLGGTELIRRKLNKDAYAMTITLLTDSQGKKMGKTAGNAVWLDPNKTSPFDFYQYWRNVGDADVLKCIRMLTFLPLEQIDEMDHWQGEQLNQAKEILAYELTKMVHGKAEAEKAQQTARGLFSGAADHENMPSTVLDASLVKDGAVGLLAAMVAAGLCGSNREARQLVQQGGVLVDGEKANDPKMTLSEEALRAGVVIKKGKKVYHKVML, encoded by the coding sequence ATGACGATTTATGATGAACTCAAAGCGCGCGGCCTGATTGCGCAGGTAACGGATGAGGAAGAAATCAAGGAACTCATCAACAACGGAAAGGCAACCTTTTATATCGGCTTTGACTGCACGGCAGACAGTCTGACTGCCGGACATTTTATGGCGCTCACTCTGATGAAACGTCTGCAAATGGCTGGGAACCGTCCTATTGCACTGATTGGCGGCGGTACGACGATGATTGGCGATCCCTCTGGACGCAGTGATATGCGAAAGATGCTGACGAAGGAAGATATTGCACATAACGCCGAGTGCTTTAAGCGCCAGATGGAACGCTTCGTTGAGTTCGGCGAAGGAAAAGCGTTGATGCTCAACAATGCGGATTGGCTTCTCAATCTCAACTATGTGGAACTGCTTCGTGAAGTGGGGGCTTGCTTCAGCGTCAACAATATGCTCCGCGCTGAATGCTACAAGCAGCGTATGGTCAACGGACTTTCCTTCTTGGAATTCAACTATATGATCATGCAGAGCTACGACTTCTACTACATGTTCCAGCATTACGGCTGTAATATGCAATTCGGTGGCGATGATCAGTGGAGCAACATGCTGGGCGGTACCGAGCTGATCCGCCGGAAACTGAACAAAGATGCCTACGCTATGACCATTACGCTGCTGACGGACTCTCAGGGCAAGAAGATGGGGAAAACGGCCGGAAATGCCGTCTGGCTGGACCCCAATAAGACCAGTCCGTTCGATTTTTACCAGTACTGGCGCAATGTGGGAGATGCAGATGTTTTGAAATGCATCCGCATGTTAACTTTCCTGCCGCTGGAGCAGATTGATGAGATGGATCACTGGCAGGGAGAGCAGCTGAACCAGGCCAAGGAGATTCTTGCCTATGAACTGACCAAGATGGTCCATGGCAAAGCGGAAGCAGAGAAGGCCCAGCAGACAGCGCGTGGGCTCTTCAGCGGAGCTGCCGACCATGAGAATATGCCCAGCACGGTTCTGGATGCCTCTCTTGTCAAGGACGGAGCGGTTGGCCTGCTGGCAGCGATGGTAGCGGCGGGGCTTTGCGGCTCTAATCGGGAGGCACGCCAGCTGGTACAGCAGGGCGGCGTACTCGTTGATGGGGAAAAGGCCAACGATCCCAAGATGACGCTCAGCGAAGAAGCGCTTCGAGCCGGTGTGGTTATCAAAAAGGGAAAAAAGGTTTATCATAAGGTAATGCTGTAA
- the radA gene encoding DNA repair protein RadA: MPKDKLKTVYVCTQCGETSPRWLGRCPSCGAWNTMTEDVVAEPVKYSSSRGGATPRVPGQTTLTPHKLKNISTTEEKSRIITGISELDRVLGGGIVIGSVILIGGEPGIGKSTILLQLCGEVSKTKNVLYVTGEESVRQIKLRAVRLDVPQENISLVAESDVDEICGLIESMKPDLVVIDSIQTMRCTDIASSSGTVSQVKESTARFLNVAKTLEIPTFIVGHVNKDGAIAGPKVMEHIVDTVLYFEGDKTLPYRVLRAVKNRYGSTNEIGMFDMTGRGLAQIDNPSQVMLEGRPLGISGTCVACVMEGTRPVLSEIQALVTKTSFPSPRRTASGFDYNRMYLLLAVLEKRAGYSFANQDVYINIVGGLKLDETACDLPTCMALASSLLDLPIGEKTFAVGEVGLGGEIRSVPHLETRLREAQRVGFDTAIVPKHNLKLIDPAQFPGLKLVGVSYLREAINTIKLK; encoded by the coding sequence ATGCCCAAAGACAAACTGAAAACCGTTTATGTCTGTACCCAGTGCGGCGAGACCAGTCCGCGATGGCTGGGCCGGTGTCCTTCCTGTGGAGCCTGGAATACCATGACGGAGGATGTTGTGGCGGAACCGGTCAAGTACTCTTCCTCACGGGGCGGGGCAACTCCGCGTGTTCCGGGGCAGACGACACTGACACCGCATAAGCTGAAAAATATCAGTACAACAGAAGAAAAAAGTCGAATCATTACTGGAATCAGTGAACTGGATCGGGTTCTGGGCGGCGGCATTGTCATTGGAAGTGTCATACTGATCGGCGGCGAGCCGGGAATTGGTAAATCTACGATTCTGCTGCAGCTTTGCGGCGAAGTGAGCAAGACCAAAAATGTGCTATATGTGACAGGCGAGGAATCTGTACGGCAGATTAAATTGCGCGCGGTACGCCTGGATGTTCCACAGGAAAATATTTCTCTGGTGGCGGAGAGTGATGTTGATGAAATTTGTGGGTTGATTGAATCCATGAAGCCGGATCTTGTGGTAATCGATTCGATCCAAACCATGCGGTGCACAGACATCGCCTCTTCGTCCGGAACGGTCAGCCAGGTGAAAGAGAGCACGGCTCGTTTCCTGAACGTAGCCAAGACACTGGAAATTCCCACATTTATTGTGGGACATGTCAATAAAGATGGCGCTATTGCAGGCCCGAAGGTCATGGAACACATTGTGGATACGGTACTTTATTTTGAAGGTGACAAGACTTTACCGTATCGGGTGTTGCGGGCTGTCAAAAACCGTTATGGATCAACGAATGAGATCGGCATGTTTGACATGACTGGTCGCGGGCTGGCCCAGATTGACAACCCGTCCCAGGTTATGCTGGAAGGTCGTCCCCTGGGGATCAGCGGAACCTGCGTTGCCTGTGTGATGGAAGGCACTCGTCCGGTTTTGAGTGAGATCCAGGCGCTGGTCACCAAAACGAGTTTTCCCAGCCCGCGCCGGACGGCAAGTGGTTTCGACTACAATCGGATGTATTTGCTATTGGCTGTGCTGGAAAAACGTGCCGGATATTCCTTTGCCAATCAGGATGTGTATATCAATATCGTGGGCGGGCTGAAACTGGATGAAACCGCCTGTGATTTGCCTACGTGTATGGCATTGGCATCCAGTTTGCTGGATCTGCCGATCGGGGAAAAAACCTTTGCGGTCGGAGAAGTGGGGCTTGGCGGCGAAATTCGCAGTGTACCACATCTGGAAACTCGTCTGCGGGAGGCGCAGCGTGTGGGCTTTGATACCGCCATTGTTCCCAAACACAATCTAAAGCTGATTGATCCGGCGCAGTTCCCGGGATTAAAGCTAGTAGGGGTTTCTTATCTGCGCGAAGCCATCAATACGATAAAACTGAAATGA
- a CDS encoding enhanced serine sensitivity protein SseB C-terminal domain-containing protein, with the protein MPEHNEQKAPAFNPELKKTIAAFKKENSPQNLNAVINELVKSPLLTPAMFDLQGAPAPKPGPDGRVQLPKNTKISLVMINSKEGKHYYLAFSDWDAVHEWQNKVPQQGRQIMMLRFDDFANMLQKNKEASGLVLNPGENSLRLEAPLIESVKKQKDAMAKAREAATIHPGDKVTIVEPTVLADELVDPICEVLAQAPGVGSAYLQIMIVNETRKCYLLVLDGPKDDKLFAAVAQAARPYLAGRKPQMDLTITTSVSPLGQQGMRGSEPFYRKGIGRVLEEDDDE; encoded by the coding sequence ATGCCTGAACACAACGAACAAAAGGCCCCGGCTTTCAACCCGGAGCTGAAGAAAACCATTGCGGCGTTCAAAAAAGAAAACAGTCCGCAGAACCTAAATGCCGTGATCAATGAACTGGTGAAATCTCCTTTGCTTACTCCGGCTATGTTTGATCTTCAGGGGGCTCCGGCTCCTAAGCCGGGACCGGATGGTCGGGTGCAGTTACCTAAAAATACCAAAATCAGCTTGGTGATGATCAATAGCAAGGAAGGCAAGCACTATTATCTGGCTTTCAGCGATTGGGATGCTGTACACGAGTGGCAGAACAAGGTTCCCCAGCAGGGACGGCAGATCATGATGCTTCGCTTTGACGATTTTGCCAACATGCTGCAAAAGAATAAAGAGGCCTCAGGGTTGGTTCTGAATCCGGGGGAAAACAGCCTTCGCCTTGAGGCCCCGCTGATCGAGTCGGTGAAAAAGCAGAAGGATGCTATGGCAAAGGCCAGGGAAGCCGCAACTATTCATCCCGGCGACAAAGTAACGATTGTGGAACCCACGGTTCTGGCAGACGAACTGGTGGATCCGATCTGCGAAGTGCTTGCACAGGCGCCTGGAGTCGGATCAGCGTATCTGCAGATTATGATTGTAAACGAAACCCGTAAATGCTATTTGCTGGTTTTGGATGGTCCCAAGGACGATAAGCTTTTTGCTGCCGTTGCGCAGGCGGCGCGCCCTTACTTGGCGGGGCGTAAACCGCAGATGGATCTAACCATTACTACATCGGTTTCTCCGCTGGGACAGCAGGGAATGCGTGGCAGTGAACCGTTTTATCGCAAGGGGATCGGTCGCGTTCTGGAGGAGGACGACGACGAATGA
- a CDS encoding DUF7916 family protein yields the protein MNVKRLLDCTPGELAHYGKAELLQAIAGSEGRVLACETIGLTPPLLVDVTNAEYAASLSADILLLNMFDVRQPTIQALPKVPPADTVRELKRLTGRIIGINLEPTTEEMARVNAGTLWAMKAGRLATAENAKIAADMGVDLIVLTGNPGNGVSNEAIEKALREITAAVGDRVMLAAGKMHASGIVGEGGENIMTEPDAQAFMEAGADIILLPAPGTVPCITQGYAHRLIETVHNHGKLAMTAIGTSQEGADVATIRQIALLCKMAGADIHHIGDTGVPGMALPQNILAYSIAIRGERHTYHKMAQSVNR from the coding sequence ATGAACGTGAAACGCCTGCTGGATTGCACACCTGGGGAATTGGCTCATTACGGAAAAGCGGAACTTTTGCAGGCGATTGCAGGCAGTGAAGGACGTGTTCTGGCATGCGAGACGATTGGCTTGACACCACCCCTTTTGGTGGATGTGACCAATGCAGAATATGCAGCCTCCTTGAGCGCTGATATTTTGTTGCTCAATATGTTTGATGTGCGTCAGCCGACGATTCAGGCGCTGCCGAAAGTTCCGCCTGCCGATACCGTTCGTGAGCTCAAACGGCTTACCGGTCGGATCATCGGGATTAATCTGGAACCTACTACGGAAGAAATGGCACGAGTCAATGCAGGCACGCTGTGGGCAATGAAGGCGGGACGTCTGGCAACAGCGGAAAATGCAAAGATTGCAGCGGATATGGGTGTGGATTTGATCGTTTTGACGGGAAATCCCGGCAACGGTGTCAGCAATGAAGCGATTGAAAAGGCGCTGCGGGAAATTACTGCTGCAGTTGGCGACCGCGTGATGCTGGCTGCTGGAAAAATGCATGCCTCCGGGATTGTCGGCGAAGGTGGAGAAAACATCATGACCGAGCCTGACGCACAGGCTTTTATGGAGGCCGGAGCGGATATTATTCTGTTGCCGGCACCTGGAACGGTCCCGTGCATTACGCAGGGATATGCCCATCGCTTGATTGAAACGGTACATAATCACGGAAAACTGGCAATGACAGCCATCGGAACATCCCAGGAAGGTGCAGATGTGGCGACGATTCGACAGATTGCTTTGCTGTGTAAAATGGCAGGGGCGGATATTCATCATATTGGCGATACTGGTGTGCCGGGAATGGCACTACCGCAGAATATTCTGGCCTACTCGATTGCAATCCGTGGGGAGAGACATACCTATCACAAGATGGCGCAGTCGGTAAATCGATAA
- a CDS encoding galactose/methyl galactoside ABC transporter permease MglC encodes MANSTILTAEREAELRKPIDDYVGKIQAQINDLRADGTDKVVNLTNDLDNLKRDRIYTAEEKAQRESRMKAELEAAKAVEAKNKDQVSKLIADAEAYLKEHYDSEYYRYVVASCKEEKVAAQQKYQAAVAQLQKEHQATVSKLTDQQEIKDEKYVHKNRLFDAKMQRDKDLQAVKDRQHAAFDHKYHLIDMLRMSKFTFAESMAQRWENYKYTFNRRDFLLKNGLYLAIIVIFIALCIITPIVKNVQLLTVNNILNILQQASPRMFLALGVAGLILLAGTDLSIGRMVGMGMTAATIVMHQGINTGSVFGHIFDFTGLPVIVRVFLALIVCIVLCTIFTTIAGFFTAKFKMHPFISTMANMLVIFGLVTYSTKGVSFGAIETTIPSMIIPKIGGFPTIILWAIAAVVIVWFIWNKTTFGKNLFAVGGNPEAAAVSGISVFRVTVGAFILAGILYGFGSWLECIRMVGSGSAAYGQGWEMDAIAACVVGGVSFTGGIGKISGVVVGVFIFTALTYSLTTLGIDTNLQFVFSGIIILVAVMLDCLKYVQKK; translated from the coding sequence ATGGCAAATAGTACAATTCTTACTGCGGAGCGGGAAGCCGAACTTCGCAAGCCGATTGACGACTACGTCGGCAAAATTCAGGCACAAATCAACGATCTTCGCGCTGATGGCACAGACAAGGTTGTCAACCTCACGAATGATCTGGATAACCTCAAGCGTGATCGCATCTACACTGCCGAGGAAAAAGCCCAGCGCGAAAGCCGCATGAAGGCTGAGCTGGAAGCTGCCAAGGCTGTAGAAGCCAAAAACAAGGATCAGGTTTCCAAGCTGATCGCGGATGCCGAAGCCTATCTGAAAGAGCATTACGACTCCGAGTATTATCGGTACGTTGTCGCCAGCTGTAAAGAAGAAAAGGTTGCCGCACAGCAGAAGTATCAAGCTGCGGTTGCCCAGCTTCAGAAAGAGCATCAGGCGACCGTTTCCAAGCTGACCGACCAGCAGGAAATCAAGGACGAGAAATACGTCCATAAGAATCGTCTGTTTGACGCCAAAATGCAGCGTGATAAAGATCTGCAGGCCGTCAAAGATCGCCAGCACGCCGCTTTCGATCACAAATATCACCTGATCGATATGCTCCGCATGTCCAAATTCACCTTTGCGGAGTCCATGGCGCAGCGTTGGGAAAACTACAAGTATACCTTCAATCGCCGCGACTTCCTGCTGAAGAACGGCCTGTATCTGGCGATTATTGTTATCTTCATCGCTCTGTGCATCATCACCCCGATTGTGAAGAATGTGCAGCTGCTGACAGTCAATAATATCCTGAACATTCTGCAGCAGGCTTCGCCGCGTATGTTCCTGGCACTTGGTGTTGCAGGTCTGATTTTGCTGGCTGGCACAGACCTTTCTATCGGCCGTATGGTCGGTATGGGTATGACCGCCGCTACCATCGTCATGCACCAGGGGATCAATACCGGCTCCGTCTTTGGTCACATCTTCGACTTCACGGGGCTGCCGGTTATTGTCCGTGTTTTCCTCGCTCTGATCGTTTGTATCGTCCTGTGCACGATCTTCACGACCATCGCAGGTTTCTTCACAGCAAAGTTCAAGATGCACCCCTTTATTTCTACCATGGCCAACATGCTGGTCATCTTTGGTCTGGTTACTTACTCTACCAAAGGTGTTTCCTTCGGTGCTATTGAGACGACGATTCCCAGTATGATCATCCCCAAGATCGGCGGCTTCCCCACCATCATTCTGTGGGCTATTGCAGCTGTTGTGATTGTCTGGTTCATCTGGAACAAAACCACCTTTGGCAAGAATCTGTTTGCCGTCGGCGGCAACCCTGAGGCTGCTGCTGTTTCCGGCATCTCGGTCTTCCGCGTTACGGTTGGTGCGTTCATCCTGGCCGGTATCCTCTATGGCTTTGGCTCTTGGCTGGAATGCATTCGCATGGTCGGTTCCGGTTCTGCCGCTTACGGTCAGGGCTGGGAGATGGACGCCATCGCCGCTTGCGTTGTTGGTGGTGTCTCTTTCACCGGCGGTATCGGTAAGATCTCCGGCGTAGTGGTCGGCGTCTTCATCTTCACCGCTTTGACCTACTCTCTGACCACCCTCGGTATTGATACCAACCTGCAGTTCGTCTTCTCCGGCATCATCATTCTCGTTGCTGTTATGCTCGACTGCTTGAAGTACGTTCAGAAGAAGTAA
- a CDS encoding sugar ABC transporter ATP-binding protein has translation MAEAKDDIVLSIRGMCKSFGRNRVLDHINLDVKRGTVMGLMGENGAGKSTMMKCLFGTYQKDEGKIFLNGKEINFSGPKDALENGIAMVHQELNQCLERSVIDNLFLGRYPVNSMGVVDEGQMKRKAADLFRKLGMTVNLTQPMRNMSVSQRQMCEIAKAISYNAQVIVLDEPTSSLTVQEVEKLFEMMRMLKEQGIALIYISHKMDEIFEICDEVSVLRDGNLVMTKSTQDTNMNELISAMVGRSLESRFPPVDNTPGEPILSIQHLSTKYAPHLQDITFDVREGEIFGLYGLVGAGRTELLETIFGVRTRAAGRVYFRNRLMNFNNAHEAIEHGFALITEERKANGLFLKCDLTFNTTIANLNQYKSGVALSNPKMVKATNKEIKIMHTKCMGPDDMISSLSGGNQQKVIFGKWLEREPQVFMMDEPTRGIDVGAKYEIYELIIQMAKQGKTVIVVSSEMPEILGITNRIGVMSNGHLSGIVNTKDTNQEELLRLSAKYL, from the coding sequence ATGGCAGAAGCGAAAGATGATATCGTCTTGTCAATTCGCGGTATGTGCAAGTCGTTCGGTCGTAACCGAGTGCTTGATCATATCAATCTGGACGTAAAGCGCGGTACTGTCATGGGACTTATGGGCGAAAACGGCGCCGGTAAGTCGACGATGATGAAATGCCTTTTTGGTACCTATCAAAAAGACGAGGGCAAGATTTTCCTGAACGGCAAGGAAATCAACTTTTCCGGCCCGAAGGACGCCCTGGAAAATGGTATCGCCATGGTCCATCAGGAGTTGAACCAGTGCCTGGAACGCAGTGTTATCGACAACCTGTTCCTGGGACGCTACCCGGTCAACTCTATGGGTGTAGTTGACGAAGGACAAATGAAACGTAAGGCCGCCGATTTGTTCCGCAAACTCGGCATGACCGTCAATCTGACCCAGCCGATGCGTAACATGTCTGTTTCGCAGCGGCAGATGTGCGAGATTGCCAAGGCAATCTCCTACAACGCCCAGGTCATTGTTCTGGACGAACCCACTTCCTCCCTTACTGTGCAGGAAGTCGAAAAATTGTTTGAAATGATGCGCATGCTCAAAGAGCAAGGCATTGCGCTGATTTACATTTCCCACAAGATGGATGAAATCTTTGAGATCTGTGATGAGGTTTCTGTTTTGCGTGACGGCAACCTTGTTATGACCAAGAGCACCCAGGACACCAACATGAACGAGCTGATTTCCGCGATGGTTGGTCGTTCTCTGGAGAGCCGCTTCCCTCCTGTGGACAACACCCCCGGTGAACCCATTCTTTCTATCCAACACCTGTCCACCAAATACGCACCGCATCTGCAGGACATCACCTTTGACGTCCGCGAGGGTGAAATCTTTGGTCTGTACGGTCTGGTTGGTGCTGGCCGTACAGAGTTGCTGGAGACTATCTTCGGCGTGCGCACTCGTGCTGCCGGTCGAGTGTATTTCCGGAACCGGTTGATGAACTTTAACAATGCGCATGAAGCGATCGAACACGGTTTTGCCCTGATTACAGAAGAGCGCAAAGCCAACGGTTTGTTCCTGAAATGCGATCTTACCTTCAATACCACGATTGCCAATCTGAATCAGTACAAATCCGGCGTGGCACTTTCCAATCCCAAGATGGTCAAGGCGACCAACAAGGAAATCAAGATCATGCATACCAAATGTATGGGACCGGATGACATGATTTCCAGTTTGTCCGGTGGTAACCAGCAGAAAGTCATCTTCGGCAAATGGCTCGAACGTGAGCCGCAGGTTTTCATGATGGATGAACCTACCCGCGGCATTGACGTCGGAGCCAAATACGAAATTTATGAACTGATCATCCAGATGGCCAAGCAAGGTAAGACGGTTATCGTCGTCTCCTCTGAGATGCCGGAAATCCTCGGCATTACCAACCGCATCGGTGTCATGTCCAACGGACATCTTTCCGGTATCGTCAATACAAAAGACACAAACCAGGAAGAGCTTCTGAGACTGAGTGCGAAATACCTGTGA